In Bombus terrestris chromosome 13, iyBomTerr1.2, whole genome shotgun sequence, the DNA window CGGTATCCTTTATAAGATAATCTCGAGATGCCGCGACGCGGCTCGCTATTTACGAACTGGGGGAATCTTGTAAATCGTACGTTCGTGCTTCCACTATCTACTATTCGTCACGAGAACCCGGTCCCGCCTCCGTCGTCGATCACAAGTGAACTTTTGCCAACGTTTTTCGAGGCAGTTTCAACGAAACCGTACGCGAACACAAGCTGTACGCGATCTATCATGCTTTTTTTCGAGCGGATTTATGATGTGATAAATTGCTCGGTTCGATATCCGCGCCGATTATTGCACAGGTTTTGTGTTCCCTCGTTGCTCGCCTTGTAGATCCCGGCAGAATTCTGCGTGTACTTTCTTGATGTGTACGATGATTTATGGACCTTACAGGGTATATCGTTCTAAATTTTGTGGGAAACTTGTATTTATTTAGATATTGCCAACGTTCCTGGTTAAAAATCGTTTCCTCGTCGAGCTTGATGTGTACATATTAGGTTCTACTGCTGAGTAATATCTGGCAAGTTTATAGGGCAACATAACTCGGTTACTCGTTTCGAGATTCGCGTGGAAATGATCTTGTGGCAACGGTATCGGCAATTTGATATTGAATAATAGCACTAGtttagaatattatatttaaaacccTACAAATCTTCTAGAAGATTTAATATTAGAGAAGTGAAAATACAATTACATAAAGTAATTCATTGCGCTAATTATTCAAAGAAACGAAGGATCCGCAACGATATCGATCAACATCTACGCACAGAAGAACGAACCGTAATCGCCACCGAAAACCCTCAGAAATTCGCGACTCATTCGCTGCGAACGAAATCAAAGGACGTAGAAAGAGAAGGTCTTGATCGAAGCGTATACTTTACATACATTCGTATTTGATCCCTCGTCATTCTCGAATCGGTTGGGATGTTTGATCGAAATACTCGATGTCTTCCCCTTTTGGATCCAGTGTTCATGAATATGCATGTCTAGATGGGTGCCCGCGCAAAAATTTACGGCCCTGACAGGCTGACGTTTCGAGGACCGGCAAACGAGGCCTGATACTCGTGGATATAATCGGGACTGGCAGCCCTCGAGGAACCACGTTACGCCTGGAAATCGGGCCGAATCGTTCGACCGTGTTTTCAGAACGTCATACGGAGATGCTGTGAGAGGTTTCTTGTTCTCGATGGAATCGACCGTGTTATCGGAAGGGGCGCCACATCGCGTTGGATAAACAGACGCTGAGGATTCGAAGAATCGACGCTTTCGAATTTTTCGGATGCTCCGGATGAAGAAACACTTTCgtgtttttattgaaaataaacgcGAGTTGAGACGTCGTGGAGACGGTAATCGATGAACGATGGTTATAGAGTTGAGAACACGTTTTATTTACTTCAACCagtgttttctttttcctttgacGAAAAGAGATGAAGCGTGGTTGTTCTTTTGGTAGACAGTGGAATGGATTGTTGTAAtaggtaaaagaaaaaaaaaaaaataaagagatttGTTCGCTTGAATTCTACAAGAATTCATtggtagaaaaatatgtataaagctAATGTTACACGTGTAACCGATTTGTTCCTGCTCGATAAAGATCAGAATGCaaacagagaaaaaaagaaagagaaagagagggacgaATGTGTTTTATACTAATTGCAACGAAAGAATTCACGGCGATCGAATCACGAAGAATCCTTTTGACGTTTGACAATTTTGAGTGGTCAATGTGACAGGTTAATAACTTCGTTCGGAGAAAGCAGAGCCCGGGAGAAGTGGAAGAAACAAGCTCGTGACACGGCGAGCCTTAGTAAGAATACCAGCTCATGCTAACGAGCTCGGTAACGCTTAATTGTCCGGGATTAATCAATTTGCCCGTACCGCTATCAGATCCATAATTATAGCGTCGGGTTTAAGCTCTAATTATAAAACAATCCATCGTGTCTTTGACGATGATCGAGCAGGATACTCGGTTGAATGAATATCGCACTTACGCGATTAAAATCAGACACGGTTCACAAAAACGTGGTTTGAACCGGTTACGTGACACCATGAAGGATTACTAGAGTCGAATGAAAAGGAATGAAAGGACGCGGCAGATTCTCATTCAGGGTTTAAAAACGCCAATGAAAAAAGAATCACAAAGACAAAAATAATTACAGAAAGAAGTGTTCGAAGAGACGAAGAGCATTGTGATAGATACGATGTTAATTCCTTATTGTCGGACATGGTCGTTTGTTCGAGAGAATATCGGATTATTCTAGGAGTTATTGCGTAATTTAGAAATCTATTGACATTGTAAACGGATGTATAAATTACCGCGGCTATTGCTATATTAATTCAAATGTTAATTTATTCTATTTCCAAGTTATTAAAGTTATTaagttattacattattatcttattaaagaaaaattattagaaaagatTGATGTTAGAACGATAAAGGAAACTACGTATCTCTCTGTGAGTAATATATGGACTTCGAAGTAACGGTGTATTTCTACTTTTTTCAATGAACTGGCGAAGTAAAATTATGCGTGTGTAAATGTTGCTTGCAAAATTCCCAGCAATAGCGCCGTTGAAAGATCAAATAATACCGAAACAATAAAACTCTCGAActtaatttcaaaattctaaatttataatAGTGAAACATTCTATTCACAAAGGAAAatccacatatacatatatcttcatCGTTATCTAACAGTCTAACCCTGCAGCGCTTCTAAATTCAAATACACGTCTCGTCCTCTCAAACTTCAACTTCACCCTTTCACTCGATTCTATTCCTCTGCAACCACTCGTATTTTCACTAAGCGTCGGCTAACAATCAAACAAACGAGCGCACCAATACTCGAACAGGGTGTCGGAGCAGCTTTCCAGAAGACAACTTTTCCCCGTTCCATCGAATCTACCACGTGAAAAGACAATAAAAACGAGCGAACACCGCCAACGATTACGAATAACTTCACGTTCGCAGCGGAATGCTCGCCCGGGGATAGAAGagagtaaaagagagagagagagagagagagagagagagttgcaGCTCTCGTGGCGAAAAAGGGGGAGAAAGTGCGGACGCGAGAGATCAGAGAGGGGTGCAGGGTCGATTCTAGCTTCGAGGGGTCATTATAGAGCTCTCCTAACCGGAGAACAGCCATCTCTTTGGTCGATGCCAGCCAGACTGTCCGGATTGACTGATGTTAGGTCATTCAGAGCTTCCTAGACCTCCTCCGGTTGCCTCATCGACGTGACGACGTGGAAGTCGAGAGAGGAGGCTGCTCTCGAGGCTCAAACGATATTGCACGGCGGATCTCGATACGCCTCATTACGCCAACCACTTTCAAAAGCAATTAAAACTGCCACGTTCTCCAAACTACCACGTTCATTTGTTCCAGCTATTCTCGCTGTCGTCGGTCATTTGCTCGAGTTTCGCGATTTCAACAACCCACGCGTTTTTCTGCGAATCGTTTGGTATTTCCTCGGTGTTTCGCGAGACACCGCGAGCATAGAGAGAAATTTCTCGGTGAAATCGGAGCGACGCCGAAGCAATTAAAAGCGTAGCCTTTGGTGACCCGTTCTTTTCATTATGATCACGAACAACGATAGTATCGAGCAAGTCGTAATGGGCGGTTAAGGCTTAAAATATAGAGTAATTGATGGATGTTTGAGTAGCAATATCAAGAATTGTCGTGTAAATCTCGTTTTTAAGTGCATAGCTAATGAACTAATAAACCGTTGTTATTAACCCTTCGTCTTACGATCACTTTTATGACTACATTAAATTTAAAGCTAACTGTTTTCGGAAATGAAACCAcaagtaatatatatttctatgttcGGCAGCTCGTTAAACGTCAATGCTAATGAatcaaattttctttattaatatctttcgtTCTAACGGCTTCAATTACCATTGTTTCGTATTAGATATCTACCTCCTAATCGTAAATCAAATCGAACGATAACTTctaaaaaatacgaaatatatatacCGCAAACTTTCCTTTAAATCGCGGACGATTATCATGACCGATCATCTAGATAAATCGCAACCGAAGTCTTCCTTTCCTGACGCGAATAAAACAGACTGACCTAACCTCCACTGACAATTTCGCGCTAAAAAAGCCTAACCTCGATTGGTTCACCTCTGTCATCACGGTGCAAAGTTTTCCCAGCGCCCGTGGCGCTTCTTATGAAACTTGGCAAACACTAGGCACCGCGTTTATTTGCCGTAGTAAATGTCGCAATCGTCATTTGCCGTATTTACGGTTCTACTGTCCAGTTTCGAGAATAGAAAAATCCCCAAAACGAGCTAAGAAAGTGTAAATATGTCTAAAGGACTTACCTGTGCGTACTCTGCGCAAATATCGATCGACGATACGTAATTGACGACGTCCTCGATGGTCCATCGATTGACAGCTTGTCCATCACCGCAGGGCATGTGACCACATAGGGATGGACACCTGACTGGGGGTGGTGTGGTAGGCCGAGGGGTTGGTTTCGGCTTCGGAGAAACGCTTCCCGATCTTCTGGTTTCCGTCCTCTGCCTCTTCCGCGGAGCAAAGCCACCTGGACTCGAGAGATCCAGAGGACTCGTTACACCCGCGTCTCTTTTGTTCGCACCTGATTAAAGATAATTCACTTATCATTACGCGGTACTCGCTATATAAAAGTATACTTTGTTGTTTATTCACACGCGAAAGGCTTTTGTAAACGATTAGTTTAgaacgtttaaaataaaaaaatttgaattcCCTAAAACAAGATTATCGGCTTTAATCTATAAACACATATTACTTTtactgtgtgtgtgtgtgttgtattataaaaaataggTGTAGCTTTCCCAAAATCATTCGCTTCCTATCTGAACTACATTTTTATAGAACACACAATGGGCGAGTAATTtgcatttataaattaaaaccgATCGTATGATATCTCATtcgatagaattttattattgaagATTTTGGGAATTTGATTCGAACAGTTTTTTGCAGTTtgcatttaaatatatatttataatatatatttgcgcgtaaaagaattatttaaaaattgattgaaaattttagtaaataaaatataaacgacTGTGAACtcctaatttctaacatttcaaGGTTGGCATTagagaaaatgttttattttgtattttcttctctttcattTCTGTTATCCTATAACTTGCTTTACGTAGTAAATAATTGATACTTTAGTACAGTGTTTCAGTAAACGATGTGTAAAGTTAGAATTTACAtctgtttttaatttttgtgtCGAGCAACAGTAAGATAGTGTCAATGCTAGCTAAAAATCTACTCACGAATTACAAGAAGACTTCGTTTGTAGAACGAAATTGTTTAAACAGCTGTCTTCTCGGTTAATTTTCGCAATAAAATGGATATTCCAGTGATTTCATAACGAAACGACGTGTTACGCTCATGCCGGTCGATGACAAACTAAACGCTTGAAGATTACAGAACGACGCTCGAGTCTCAAATACGTGCGGCGAgtaatcaaaatataaaaacgatAACATTTTCCGAGAATTTTAATAGCAGGTAATCAACGCTAGTCTATAAACAGTTTCGAGCTAGCtgcgtattacgttacattaaaaatattattttctaactGTGTCCGATTTCTCATCACACGTATACAATTACATACTTGtacgaattattatttaataatattaattttacaaatattcgttCCTTAACATTCACAATTGCATAATTGACACTCTAATAGTCATAATAAcagataatacaaaaatatcacGTAGCTCTATGTTTTAATAAAACAGTGCGGAAGTTACCTTTAAGGTACGTTTCTAATTCTGCTGCATTCTGTGCTGCATTTGCAGTCCTCACCATGTGCAAAAGCGCTTGCGTCGACGACATATCTAACATGGGTGGGAACACGGGGTTGCCGAACAAACTGTCTTGTTTCTGCTCTTTCGGATCCTTATTGGAAAGGGGTGAGGTGGTGGACACGGTTGACGGTTGCGGTGCACCCAACGGGGCCATCAAACCGACGAAGGGTGTGGCGCCAGTTTTGAATCCTGGGAACCTTGGATCTAAGCCTGGAGGATAGCCGTTCCTTGGTGAACTGAAGTAGCTGCGAATTTGATTAATACTCttcgttaatattaatttagcaATGGATATTAATACATGTACAAAAATTGATACAGCAATTATAATAGgggatattaatatatatattaattagaatGGTGAAAGTTTCAGCTTGgagttaatgaaataattatacgaCTATCTCTAGGCTATCTCTGCACTGCATCACTGAAGCTATTAGAGGCAACGAGTTATATCAGCGAGATATCGTTAGTATTCTATTATCGCCCAACGTCTgcaatgttaataaaataagaGAATCGTTCTCTGAATGAGATATAATTTATAGCTGACAATTTGTGACAGTTTTAACCGCTAAACTAAGTATCTACGATTTACGATTTTACTACGCAATAAAAACGAGTATTATGCGCGCACAGATACGTATGGATATATTGTCCAGGATAATTGTACAAGAACAAATAAGGAAAATTCTCTTTAATCGAACTCGAATTTCTTGCTTATTAAATAGATACATCGTGCCTATTCTTGCGTACATCATCGACCAAAATTTCCTAAGGTAAGACATTAATACAACACCTAGCTATACGTCTCATAAATTAATCCTAAACGATTCTACATTCCAACGATAGTTAACGCAAATCTCGAAAATAAAGTTCATTGAATTCATCGAACACAACattatgcaataaaatttcttaGCATAAAGTACCATTTACTGGAAATTACATTATAGAGAACGAATGCCCGTGTCCGAGCAACCAACAAACAAGTTCTCTAACGAAATCTCAGCTTTTCTCCACATTTCTGTTTATCTAAAAGTTTATCCTAACGAAATATaagattattataaattatcgtaaaatCGATGGAAGAATCGATTCTAGAACAGTTTCGCAATCGACGTTACCTCCAAGATTCTACAATGCTTTCAGAATCGGTATAGAAACCGGAACCAATTACAGTAAAAAAATTCGATTCTTTACGATTCCCTGAAATAAAGATTCTAcataattattttaagaaacGAGATGAAATGGCAATTTCACGCATATCGGATAGACAGTGGCGTTTTTCACAAATCTGCAGGGGATTTCAAAAGAAAAACCGATGTGTACTAATAATTTTGCTCATCGCTGTATATTTATTCAGCGACTCGGAACGACCAAGGAGGCACTTTCTCCTGGAAATGCCACAGATCGCAAGCATCGCGAGGATCTCATCGTCACGCGGATCTTTACTCGGCCGATCAACCGAAGTACCTTCTGCCAGAGCTGGGAGTCTAGTGCCGGAAGCTGCGCGGTTGAAAGTCGATGTACACGTCCGCGAACCTGCAACCGGTTAGACGCGACAATATTCTACGCCGGCAAGATACTCTGTCCACTCTGGACGAGCATCGATATTTCAATGCGCGTAACAACACGATCAATATTTTCCCTTTCCTATGTCGGCTTTGCGCAGTGTCCTCGTCGAGGATCGCTCCTTACGTCTTTCCCATCGTTCCCACGTATGAACACGGAACACAGTATGAAGAATGTCAAGGCAAGCGTTATGATTCCCAAGGTCTCATACTCTCTAAATAGTACCGGGTGGCGTTAGCTGCGACTGTTGCGCTAACACCGGATGATTGCGTTCCAGAGAATAGCTCGTTTTATGTGTGTTCGTTGCAAGAAACTGAGAATTCTTCGTCGATCCCGATCGATCGACGTTCTTCTAACCACTGAAATAgtatttttcgatctttttccAGTCATGATTTTGGATTATAATAACTGAATAACCTTGCAACAAGACTTGACGCTAGAACTATCGACGACTAAACTACTCTCCTCAATTCAAACGTTTAGCatttttccaatatttccaaattttagCAAATTTTTACCTTCCAAGATGCATTTGAAGCTTCTTCGTTCTTTACCATCAAATACGAGGGTCGTCcagaaaataatacattttaaaaagattttttgATTCGTAACTTTCCATACAACCATCAGCTCTACTTGAACATATAGCGTAACATTATGCACGTTTTTCTATATCTTCGTCATACGCTTCCGCCGCCGGTTCACATAACCTCGTCTTACGCAATACCTTAAATCATCGTTTCTTGCGAAGCATTATCGATCAAGCTGTATGTTAAGATCaagcaaaattttaaattttacaaaaacaaaaaattgcAATGAATATCATTTGCAATGAAATCGCATACACTTTTCTGAGTGCCTCTGTCACGAGTCATGGACAGCCTGAATACTTACGATCACGTACAATTCTTCTCTTTCCATTGAATTCCCGCACCCATAATCTTACCAATAATTCATTCATCATCCTATCGCCGTCAACTGCTGTAATTCGGTGGTGAATTCCTTTCGAATGAATTTTTTTAGCGTTCGAAAAGCGTAAAAGCGTCACCGACGGAATTTTCCATCCGCATCGTCGTTTTAAACGCGTGGTACAACGACAATGTTAAGCAGAAAATGTTGTACGACATTCCGTTGTTTTATGTGGCTTCTATACGTAAACGTGTAGTACTTTCTGGACGACCCTTGTAAATTTATATCAACTTTACACAAGTCACGATGACAATTCGccttacattttttctttttgcattataaaaaataggaaattgtCTCAACTAATAtacgagaaaaggaagaagatatAAAGCTAAGCTGATTTGAATTACTGCTAATAGCAGGGAATGGAGGCTAGATGCTTTCAGAGAAGCAGCAAGCTACTCACTCATTAGGGTTGGCGTTATTGTACTTGGCAGCGAGGCTTCTCATAAAATCGCTATAATTTCGTCCCATCATCTGCTCCATGTGTTTGAGGTGATGGGGTGGTGGTGGGCCCTCGGGTCCACCCAAGGGGGTAGCATTTGGCGGCGTTCCTGGGTGGCTGGAGGATGAGGGCGTCACGCTCCTCGACGACGTAGAATTATTGTCTGGTGTAAGGCGTTCTGTTTTAACCTGAAACACAAGTATCAAATATTGTTCTTGAATATGTACATTCTGTGGCGAGACACAATTTGAAAGTCCCCCAATTCGATACCCCACTGGAATACAATTGGAAATCAAAATTCATTGAACGTCCCGTTCGATATGCATACAAAAGCAAATTTCTTTTCTCTGACAAATTGTTGAAGAGTTCCTTAATAGTCATCCACTTACATCCTTCCCTAAATTTTACGTACAAATCGATGAGTTTGTAAAACACGCATAAGTGTCTTTTAACATTCGCATTGATACTTCCGTTTTAACAGCACACATTTTATACACAATTCACGATACAAATTAATGGCCTCGTAAGATTACACGTATCGTATCACAGGTCAATGTATCATTAAACACAACAcatgtttaaaaataattaactagaAGTAATAAATCATCCTTACGCTATAATACAACACATTGTTAAAATACCCAATTAAAATGCAATTAATCACGACACTTGATCATTCGAACAGCTACCTCGCCACATCAATTTAGAAAAAGCAGTATCcttataaagaaaaagaaaaaatgaaaagaatccCTAGTACCTCCGCTCTCCAATATCAAACGCATCAATCATCCATGATCTTCGCACTTCCATCTTCCATcgagaaaacaataaaaatccTTGTAACCAAAAGACAACTCTGAGATTGAGCCAAACGAAAAATCTTTTGAAATCCCATATCCTGTTGAAACCAGCACGAGCCACCACTCCGTCTCTGTCCTTCGACATGGGAAACGTCATCCT includes these proteins:
- the LOC100649594 gene encoding uncharacterized protein LOC100649594 isoform X3 — its product is MRELDTESPVVWPAWCYTGEVSGENVSASSGPRGGDRGEATDLGTHTENTDGATLAANTAVDARGGSPQGAHLSGAATPRPPRGRRRQNQNGLDTTQVKTERLTPDNNSTSSRSVTPSSSSHPGTPPNATPLGGPEGPPPPHHLKHMEQMMGRNYSDFMRSLAAKYNNANPNDYFSSPRNGYPPGLDPRFPGFKTGATPFVGLMAPLGAPQPSTVSTTSPLSNKDPKEQKQDSLFGNPVFPPMLDMSSTQALLHMVRTANAAQNAAELETYLKGANKRDAGVTSPLDLSSPGGFAPRKRQRTETRRSGSVSPKPKPTPRPTTPPPVRCPSLCGHMPCGDGQAVNRWTIEDVVNYVSSIDICAEYAQVRKLSTPYRNAFSGPKNFREHRIDGAALPLLSEDHLTGPMGMKLGPALKLRALLARKLGACTVCLHCAHCHQTPLPALNAAAAAAAASQQQHQQQPQQQQLPGRRPSSTGN
- the LOC100649594 gene encoding uncharacterized protein LOC100649594 isoform X4, which translates into the protein MRELDTESPVVWPAWCYTGEVSGENVSASSGPRGGDRGEATDLGTHTENTDGATLAANTAVDARGGSPQGAHLSGAATPRPPRGRRRQNQNGLDTTQVKTERLTPDNNSTSSRSVTPSSSSHPGTPPNATPLGGPEGPPPPHHLKHMEQMMGRNYSDFMRSLAAKYNNANPNDYFSSPRNGYPPGLDPRFPGFKTGATPFVGLMAPLGAPQPSTVSTTSPLSNKDPKEQKQDSLFGNPVFPPMLDMSSTQALLHMVRTANAAQNAAELETYLKGANKRDAGVTSPLDLSSPGGFAPRKRQRTETRRSGSVSPKPKPTPRPTTPPPVRCPSLCGHMPCGDGQAVNRWTIEDVVNYVSSIDICAEYAQNFREHRIDGAALPLLSEDHLTGPMGMKLGPALKLRALLARKLGACTVCLHCAHCHQTPLPALNAAAAAAAASQQQHQQQPQQQQLPGRRPSSTGN
- the LOC100649594 gene encoding uncharacterized protein LOC100649594 isoform X2, with product MFSLDWGFHFIPEEYGGSEKNGFPDAGASFACQFGEVSGENVSASSGPRGGDRGEATDLGTHTENTDGATLAANTAVDARGGSPQGAHLSGAATPRPPRGRRRQNQNGLDTTQVKTERLTPDNNSTSSRSVTPSSSSHPGTPPNATPLGGPEGPPPPHHLKHMEQMMGRNYSDFMRSLAAKYNNANPNDYFSSPRNGYPPGLDPRFPGFKTGATPFVGLMAPLGAPQPSTVSTTSPLSNKDPKEQKQDSLFGNPVFPPMLDMSSTQALLHMVRTANAAQNAAELETYLKGANKRDAGVTSPLDLSSPGGFAPRKRQRTETRRSGSVSPKPKPTPRPTTPPPVRCPSLCGHMPCGDGQAVNRWTIEDVVNYVSSIDICAEYAQNFREHRIDGAALPLLSEDHLTGPMGMKLGPALKLRALLARKLGACTVCLHCAHCHQTPLPALNAAAAAAAASQQQHQQQPQQQQLPGRRPSSTGN
- the LOC100649594 gene encoding uncharacterized protein LOC100649594 isoform X1, whose amino-acid sequence is MFSLDWGFHFIPEEYGGSEKNGFPDAGASFACQFGEVSGENVSASSGPRGGDRGEATDLGTHTENTDGATLAANTAVDARGGSPQGAHLSGAATPRPPRGRRRQNQNGLDTTQVKTERLTPDNNSTSSRSVTPSSSSHPGTPPNATPLGGPEGPPPPHHLKHMEQMMGRNYSDFMRSLAAKYNNANPNDYFSSPRNGYPPGLDPRFPGFKTGATPFVGLMAPLGAPQPSTVSTTSPLSNKDPKEQKQDSLFGNPVFPPMLDMSSTQALLHMVRTANAAQNAAELETYLKGANKRDAGVTSPLDLSSPGGFAPRKRQRTETRRSGSVSPKPKPTPRPTTPPPVRCPSLCGHMPCGDGQAVNRWTIEDVVNYVSSIDICAEYAQVRKLSTPYRNAFSGPKNFREHRIDGAALPLLSEDHLTGPMGMKLGPALKLRALLARKLGACTVCLHCAHCHQTPLPALNAAAAAAAASQQQHQQQPQQQQLPGRRPSSTGN